The proteins below come from a single Esox lucius isolate fEsoLuc1 chromosome 7, fEsoLuc1.pri, whole genome shotgun sequence genomic window:
- the st14b gene encoding suppression of tumorigenicity 14b isoform X1 has protein sequence MDLLRSGTRFIPKTLNDDGDNAVTYLPAADTTELEKQRGYKPLYVGLGLVGLAAVLTLTTGLLVWHFHLRREEMILKKMYFGSMSITNQRFIDSYNNPNSQEFQQLGVQVSQQLKLMYSKMKFLEEYFVGSTVQAFSEGNGGGEDYVVAYYLSEFDVPIGRGSEVDAAIAAMDPMEGSQQGRIGRMSKGHGSTSSLLISNVMSGALDERMTKANNASKTYTYHIGKLPTGTIESPGFPNSPYPSDTYIQWRLHAERGHRVQLMFDYFDLEDDCQKDFIRVYDSLVPLEQQVMTEKCGYYKRNEPLSVVSSGNVMLLTLVTNKEKNYPGFRATYSQVPLQSQDCGGKLTGLKGTFTSPNFPSHYPPQTTCVWDIEVQNGMSIRVRFNKMFISEPVKSNNKCPKDHVEVNNEKICGYKPYITVVTVRDNRTTVTFKSDMSYVDTGFTADFEAFVPTNPCPGKFACANNLCINNPLTCDGWDDCGDNSDERNCKCGSDQIQCRNGLCKSKFWLCDKVNDCGDNTDEGNCGSCQSGDFSCRNGGCISENLKCDGRPDCPDGSDESKCSRSVVMQCSEYTYQCKNNQCISKLNPECDEDVDCEDGSDEADCQCGKRPYRHSRIVGGQDSSEGEWPWQVSLHVQGSHVCGASIISDRWLVTAAHCVQDNVEVKYSQPQQWEAYLGLLVQSQSNKWTVKKNLKQIIQHPGYNKDSYDNDIALMELDSPVELSQNIWPVCLPSATHDFPPGKSVWITGWGDTMELGFAASILQKAEVRIINSTVCETLMEGQTTPNMMCAGVLEGGVDACQGDSGGPLSFIETSGNVFLAGVVSWGDGCARRNKPGVYTRVTKYRDWIKRSTGV, from the exons ATGGATTTGCTGCGTTCTGGGACGAGGTTCATCCCGAAAACGCTG AATGATGACGGTGACAATGCTGTCACATACTTGCCGGCTGCAGACACCACAGAGCTGGAGAAGCAGAGAGGGTACAAGCCACTTTATGTTGGGCTTGGCCTTGTGGGATTGGCGGCAGTACTCACGCTCACAACAGGACTACTAGTTTGGCATTTTCACT TGCGTAGAGAAGAGAtgattttaaagaaaatgtactttGGCTCAATGAGCATCACCAACCAAAGGTTTATAGATTCCTACAACAACCCAAACAGCCAGGAGTTTCAACAACTGGGCGTGCAGGTGTCCCAACAG CTGAAGTTAATGTACTCTAAAATGAAATTTCTGGAGGAATATTTTGTAGGATCCACAGTGCAAGCCTTCAG TGAAGGCAATGGGGGAGGTGAGGACTACGTAGTGGCCTACTACCTTTCTGAGTTTGACGTACCGATTGGCCGGGGGTCCGAAGTGGATGCAGCTATTGCCGCCATGGATCCGATGGAGGGAAGTCAACAGGGGAGAATAGGCCGCATGTCTAAGGGCCACGGGTCGACCAGCTCCCTTCTCATCAGCAATGTCATGTCTGGCG CTCTGGATGAACGTATGACGAAGGCAAATAACG CCTCCAAAACCTATACGTATCACATTGGCAAGCTTCCCACAGGCACAATAGAGTCCCCTGGCTTTCCCAATTCTCCATACCCTTCGGACACTTACATTCAGTGGAGACTGCATGCTGAGCGAGGCCACAGGGTTCAACTGATGTTTGACTATTTCGACCTGGAGGATGACTGTCAGAAGGACTTCATCAGGGTGTATGACTCCCTGGTGCCGCTGGAGCAACAGGTCATGACAGA GAAATGTGGATATTATAAACGCAATGAACCCCTATCGGTCGTTTCCTCTGGAAATGTCATGCTGTTGACGCTGGTGACCAATAAGGAGAAGAACTACCCTGGCTTCAGAGCCACTTACTCTCAGGTTCCCCTCCAGAGCCAAG ATTGTGGCGGTAAACTGACAGGACTTAAAGGCACCTTCACATCTCCCAACTTTCCATCTCATTACCCACCTCAGACCACCTGTGTCTGGGACATTGAG GTGCAAAATGGCATGTCTATCAGGGTGAGGTTCAACAAGATGTTCATATCTGAGCCTGTAAAGAGCAACAACAAGTGTCCTAAAGACCATGTAGAGGTCAACAATGAAAA GATATGTGGATATAAGCCCTACATCACAGTGGTCACAGTCAGAGACAACAGGACAACGGTGACGTTTAAGTCAGACATGTCCTATGTGGATACAGGTTTCACAGCTGACTTTGAAGCCTTTGTGCCAACTAATC CTTGCCCAGGGAAGTTTGCATGTGCAAATAATCTTTGCATAAACAATCCTCTTACATGTGATGGCTGGGATGACTGTGGTGACAACAGTGATGAAAGAAACTGTA AATGTGGCTCCGATCAAATCCAGTGCAGAAATGGTCTATGCAAATCCAAGTTCTGGCTGTGTGATAAAGTCAATGATTGTGGGGACAACACAGATGAGGGGAACTGCG GTAGTTGTCAATCAGGAGATTTTTCCTGCCGGAATGGAGGctgtatctcagaaaatctgaaatgtGACGGCCGCCCTGACTGTCCTGATGGCTCTGATGAATCAAAGTGTTCAAGAT CTGTAGTCATGCAGTGCTCCGAGTATACCTACCAGTGTAAGAACAACCAGTGCATCAGCAAGCTGAACCCCGAGTGTGATGAAGATGTGGACTGTGAGGACGGCTCTGACGAGGCGGACTGTC aGTGTGGTAAAAGGCCTTACAGACACTCCCGTATTGTGGGGGGGCAGGATTCCAGCGAGGGGGAGTGGCCATGGCAGGTTAGTCTTCATGTCCAGGGGTCCCATGTGTGTGGAGCCTCTATTATCAGTGACCGCTGGCTGGTTACTGCTGCCCACTGTGTCCAGGATAATGTCGAAGTCAA GTATTCCCAGCCTCAACAATGGGAGGCTTACCTCGGGCTTCTCGTTCAGAGCCAGTCTAACAAGTGGACAGTGAAGAAGAACCTGAAACAGATCATCCAGCACCCTGGGTACAACAAGGACTCCTATGACAATGACATAGCGCTGATGGAGCTTGACAGTCCCGTCGAACTCAGTCAGAACatctggcctgtctgtctgccctctgCCACGCATGACTTCCCTCCGGGCAAGTCGGTGTGGATTACAGGCTGGGGCGACACCATGGAGCTGG GCTTCGCCGCGTCGATCCTGCAGAAGGCGGAGGTGCGCATCATTAATTCCACAGTGTGTGAAACCCTAATGGAAGGACAGACCACACCCAACATGATGTGTGCCGGTGTCCTGGAAGGAGGGGTCGACGCCTGTCAG GGTGATTCGGGAGGCCCGCTGTCCTTCATCGAGACCAGTGGGAATGTCTTCCTGGCTGGAGTGGTGAGCTGGGGGGATGGCTGCGCTCGCAGGAACAAGCCCGGTGTCTACACTCGCGTCACCAAATACAGGGACTGGATAAAGCGGAGTACTGGAGTGTAG
- the st14b gene encoding suppression of tumorigenicity 14b isoform X3, which produces MDPMEGSQQGRIGRMSKGHGSTSSLLISNVMSGALDERMTKANNASKTYTYHIGKLPTGTIESPGFPNSPYPSDTYIQWRLHAERGHRVQLMFDYFDLEDDCQKDFIRVYDSLVPLEQQVMTEKCGYYKRNEPLSVVSSGNVMLLTLVTNKEKNYPGFRATYSQVPLQSQDCGGKLTGLKGTFTSPNFPSHYPPQTTCVWDIEVQNGMSIRVRFNKMFISEPVKSNNKCPKDHVEVNNEKICGYKPYITVVTVRDNRTTVTFKSDMSYVDTGFTADFEAFVPTNPCPGKFACANNLCINNPLTCDGWDDCGDNSDERNCKCGSDQIQCRNGLCKSKFWLCDKVNDCGDNTDEGNCGSCQSGDFSCRNGGCISENLKCDGRPDCPDGSDESKCSRSVVMQCSEYTYQCKNNQCISKLNPECDEDVDCEDGSDEADCQCGKRPYRHSRIVGGQDSSEGEWPWQVSLHVQGSHVCGASIISDRWLVTAAHCVQDNVEVKYSQPQQWEAYLGLLVQSQSNKWTVKKNLKQIIQHPGYNKDSYDNDIALMELDSPVELSQNIWPVCLPSATHDFPPGKSVWITGWGDTMELGFAASILQKAEVRIINSTVCETLMEGQTTPNMMCAGVLEGGVDACQGDSGGPLSFIETSGNVFLAGVVSWGDGCARRNKPGVYTRVTKYRDWIKRSTGV; this is translated from the exons ATGGATCCGATGGAGGGAAGTCAACAGGGGAGAATAGGCCGCATGTCTAAGGGCCACGGGTCGACCAGCTCCCTTCTCATCAGCAATGTCATGTCTGGCG CTCTGGATGAACGTATGACGAAGGCAAATAACG CCTCCAAAACCTATACGTATCACATTGGCAAGCTTCCCACAGGCACAATAGAGTCCCCTGGCTTTCCCAATTCTCCATACCCTTCGGACACTTACATTCAGTGGAGACTGCATGCTGAGCGAGGCCACAGGGTTCAACTGATGTTTGACTATTTCGACCTGGAGGATGACTGTCAGAAGGACTTCATCAGGGTGTATGACTCCCTGGTGCCGCTGGAGCAACAGGTCATGACAGA GAAATGTGGATATTATAAACGCAATGAACCCCTATCGGTCGTTTCCTCTGGAAATGTCATGCTGTTGACGCTGGTGACCAATAAGGAGAAGAACTACCCTGGCTTCAGAGCCACTTACTCTCAGGTTCCCCTCCAGAGCCAAG ATTGTGGCGGTAAACTGACAGGACTTAAAGGCACCTTCACATCTCCCAACTTTCCATCTCATTACCCACCTCAGACCACCTGTGTCTGGGACATTGAG GTGCAAAATGGCATGTCTATCAGGGTGAGGTTCAACAAGATGTTCATATCTGAGCCTGTAAAGAGCAACAACAAGTGTCCTAAAGACCATGTAGAGGTCAACAATGAAAA GATATGTGGATATAAGCCCTACATCACAGTGGTCACAGTCAGAGACAACAGGACAACGGTGACGTTTAAGTCAGACATGTCCTATGTGGATACAGGTTTCACAGCTGACTTTGAAGCCTTTGTGCCAACTAATC CTTGCCCAGGGAAGTTTGCATGTGCAAATAATCTTTGCATAAACAATCCTCTTACATGTGATGGCTGGGATGACTGTGGTGACAACAGTGATGAAAGAAACTGTA AATGTGGCTCCGATCAAATCCAGTGCAGAAATGGTCTATGCAAATCCAAGTTCTGGCTGTGTGATAAAGTCAATGATTGTGGGGACAACACAGATGAGGGGAACTGCG GTAGTTGTCAATCAGGAGATTTTTCCTGCCGGAATGGAGGctgtatctcagaaaatctgaaatgtGACGGCCGCCCTGACTGTCCTGATGGCTCTGATGAATCAAAGTGTTCAAGAT CTGTAGTCATGCAGTGCTCCGAGTATACCTACCAGTGTAAGAACAACCAGTGCATCAGCAAGCTGAACCCCGAGTGTGATGAAGATGTGGACTGTGAGGACGGCTCTGACGAGGCGGACTGTC aGTGTGGTAAAAGGCCTTACAGACACTCCCGTATTGTGGGGGGGCAGGATTCCAGCGAGGGGGAGTGGCCATGGCAGGTTAGTCTTCATGTCCAGGGGTCCCATGTGTGTGGAGCCTCTATTATCAGTGACCGCTGGCTGGTTACTGCTGCCCACTGTGTCCAGGATAATGTCGAAGTCAA GTATTCCCAGCCTCAACAATGGGAGGCTTACCTCGGGCTTCTCGTTCAGAGCCAGTCTAACAAGTGGACAGTGAAGAAGAACCTGAAACAGATCATCCAGCACCCTGGGTACAACAAGGACTCCTATGACAATGACATAGCGCTGATGGAGCTTGACAGTCCCGTCGAACTCAGTCAGAACatctggcctgtctgtctgccctctgCCACGCATGACTTCCCTCCGGGCAAGTCGGTGTGGATTACAGGCTGGGGCGACACCATGGAGCTGG GCTTCGCCGCGTCGATCCTGCAGAAGGCGGAGGTGCGCATCATTAATTCCACAGTGTGTGAAACCCTAATGGAAGGACAGACCACACCCAACATGATGTGTGCCGGTGTCCTGGAAGGAGGGGTCGACGCCTGTCAG GGTGATTCGGGAGGCCCGCTGTCCTTCATCGAGACCAGTGGGAATGTCTTCCTGGCTGGAGTGGTGAGCTGGGGGGATGGCTGCGCTCGCAGGAACAAGCCCGGTGTCTACACTCGCGTCACCAAATACAGGGACTGGATAAAGCGGAGTACTGGAGTGTAG
- the st14b gene encoding suppression of tumorigenicity 14b isoform X2: MYSKMKFLEEYFVGSTVQAFSEGNGGGEDYVVAYYLSEFDVPIGRGSEVDAAIAAMDPMEGSQQGRIGRMSKGHGSTSSLLISNVMSGALDERMTKANNASKTYTYHIGKLPTGTIESPGFPNSPYPSDTYIQWRLHAERGHRVQLMFDYFDLEDDCQKDFIRVYDSLVPLEQQVMTEKCGYYKRNEPLSVVSSGNVMLLTLVTNKEKNYPGFRATYSQVPLQSQDCGGKLTGLKGTFTSPNFPSHYPPQTTCVWDIEVQNGMSIRVRFNKMFISEPVKSNNKCPKDHVEVNNEKICGYKPYITVVTVRDNRTTVTFKSDMSYVDTGFTADFEAFVPTNPCPGKFACANNLCINNPLTCDGWDDCGDNSDERNCKCGSDQIQCRNGLCKSKFWLCDKVNDCGDNTDEGNCGSCQSGDFSCRNGGCISENLKCDGRPDCPDGSDESKCSRSVVMQCSEYTYQCKNNQCISKLNPECDEDVDCEDGSDEADCQCGKRPYRHSRIVGGQDSSEGEWPWQVSLHVQGSHVCGASIISDRWLVTAAHCVQDNVEVKYSQPQQWEAYLGLLVQSQSNKWTVKKNLKQIIQHPGYNKDSYDNDIALMELDSPVELSQNIWPVCLPSATHDFPPGKSVWITGWGDTMELGFAASILQKAEVRIINSTVCETLMEGQTTPNMMCAGVLEGGVDACQGDSGGPLSFIETSGNVFLAGVVSWGDGCARRNKPGVYTRVTKYRDWIKRSTGV, translated from the exons ATGTACTCTAAAATGAAATTTCTGGAGGAATATTTTGTAGGATCCACAGTGCAAGCCTTCAG TGAAGGCAATGGGGGAGGTGAGGACTACGTAGTGGCCTACTACCTTTCTGAGTTTGACGTACCGATTGGCCGGGGGTCCGAAGTGGATGCAGCTATTGCCGCCATGGATCCGATGGAGGGAAGTCAACAGGGGAGAATAGGCCGCATGTCTAAGGGCCACGGGTCGACCAGCTCCCTTCTCATCAGCAATGTCATGTCTGGCG CTCTGGATGAACGTATGACGAAGGCAAATAACG CCTCCAAAACCTATACGTATCACATTGGCAAGCTTCCCACAGGCACAATAGAGTCCCCTGGCTTTCCCAATTCTCCATACCCTTCGGACACTTACATTCAGTGGAGACTGCATGCTGAGCGAGGCCACAGGGTTCAACTGATGTTTGACTATTTCGACCTGGAGGATGACTGTCAGAAGGACTTCATCAGGGTGTATGACTCCCTGGTGCCGCTGGAGCAACAGGTCATGACAGA GAAATGTGGATATTATAAACGCAATGAACCCCTATCGGTCGTTTCCTCTGGAAATGTCATGCTGTTGACGCTGGTGACCAATAAGGAGAAGAACTACCCTGGCTTCAGAGCCACTTACTCTCAGGTTCCCCTCCAGAGCCAAG ATTGTGGCGGTAAACTGACAGGACTTAAAGGCACCTTCACATCTCCCAACTTTCCATCTCATTACCCACCTCAGACCACCTGTGTCTGGGACATTGAG GTGCAAAATGGCATGTCTATCAGGGTGAGGTTCAACAAGATGTTCATATCTGAGCCTGTAAAGAGCAACAACAAGTGTCCTAAAGACCATGTAGAGGTCAACAATGAAAA GATATGTGGATATAAGCCCTACATCACAGTGGTCACAGTCAGAGACAACAGGACAACGGTGACGTTTAAGTCAGACATGTCCTATGTGGATACAGGTTTCACAGCTGACTTTGAAGCCTTTGTGCCAACTAATC CTTGCCCAGGGAAGTTTGCATGTGCAAATAATCTTTGCATAAACAATCCTCTTACATGTGATGGCTGGGATGACTGTGGTGACAACAGTGATGAAAGAAACTGTA AATGTGGCTCCGATCAAATCCAGTGCAGAAATGGTCTATGCAAATCCAAGTTCTGGCTGTGTGATAAAGTCAATGATTGTGGGGACAACACAGATGAGGGGAACTGCG GTAGTTGTCAATCAGGAGATTTTTCCTGCCGGAATGGAGGctgtatctcagaaaatctgaaatgtGACGGCCGCCCTGACTGTCCTGATGGCTCTGATGAATCAAAGTGTTCAAGAT CTGTAGTCATGCAGTGCTCCGAGTATACCTACCAGTGTAAGAACAACCAGTGCATCAGCAAGCTGAACCCCGAGTGTGATGAAGATGTGGACTGTGAGGACGGCTCTGACGAGGCGGACTGTC aGTGTGGTAAAAGGCCTTACAGACACTCCCGTATTGTGGGGGGGCAGGATTCCAGCGAGGGGGAGTGGCCATGGCAGGTTAGTCTTCATGTCCAGGGGTCCCATGTGTGTGGAGCCTCTATTATCAGTGACCGCTGGCTGGTTACTGCTGCCCACTGTGTCCAGGATAATGTCGAAGTCAA GTATTCCCAGCCTCAACAATGGGAGGCTTACCTCGGGCTTCTCGTTCAGAGCCAGTCTAACAAGTGGACAGTGAAGAAGAACCTGAAACAGATCATCCAGCACCCTGGGTACAACAAGGACTCCTATGACAATGACATAGCGCTGATGGAGCTTGACAGTCCCGTCGAACTCAGTCAGAACatctggcctgtctgtctgccctctgCCACGCATGACTTCCCTCCGGGCAAGTCGGTGTGGATTACAGGCTGGGGCGACACCATGGAGCTGG GCTTCGCCGCGTCGATCCTGCAGAAGGCGGAGGTGCGCATCATTAATTCCACAGTGTGTGAAACCCTAATGGAAGGACAGACCACACCCAACATGATGTGTGCCGGTGTCCTGGAAGGAGGGGTCGACGCCTGTCAG GGTGATTCGGGAGGCCCGCTGTCCTTCATCGAGACCAGTGGGAATGTCTTCCTGGCTGGAGTGGTGAGCTGGGGGGATGGCTGCGCTCGCAGGAACAAGCCCGGTGTCTACACTCGCGTCACCAAATACAGGGACTGGATAAAGCGGAGTACTGGAGTGTAG
- the defbl2 gene encoding defensin, beta-like 2, which translates to MKGLGLVVLVLLLMVSAGDADDAEMQYWTCGYRGLCRRFCYAQEYIVGHHGCPRRYRCCAVRF; encoded by the exons ATGAAGGGGTTGGGCTTGGTTGTCCTTGTACTTCTCCTAATGGTCTCAGCAGGTGATG CTGATGACGCAGAGATGCAGTATTGGACGTGTGGTTACAGAGGACTCTGCAGACGGTTCTGTTATGCCCAAGAATATATTGTTGGACACCATGGCTGTCCTCGCAGATACAG GTGCTGTGCTGTGCGGTTTTAG